GGCGTGGCCGGATCCGTGTCGGGCGCGGTCCGGAACCAGGTCGCGACGATCAATATCCAGCGGCGCTCTCTCTACAGCAACCTGGCGGCGAGCCGGGGCGTCAGCCCGGCGGACGTGGGCATCACGGCGGGATGCCAGCTGCTCGCGCGGGTTTCGGTGGGTGAAGTCTACATGCTTAGCCAGGGCGGCTGGCGGCGGCGCGCGGCGGGGCAACCGGTTTCGGTCCCCGTTTACTGCACGGGGCGCTGAGGCTCGAAGGACGGGCGGAATTCGGGCTTCAGACGGTCAATCATCGCCGCGGTGATGGGCAGGTCGATCACATAGGGACCTTCGACATAGGGGCCGGCAACATAAGGGTCGGCCGTCACCTGGACATGATCGAAGCGATTGTTCGAATTCTTGTCGGCGATAAGGACCGTCAGCTCCTTGTAGGCCGGGCATTCGGTGAACATCCCGCCCGGCTTGATCGGCTCCTCGCGGCGCTTGGCACGCTCGCGGTTCAGCAGGACGCAGAAAGGCTGGCGGATTGCGCCGGTCCAGGTCTGGCCCACGGCCAAAAGCTGCTGGATGTCGATCTTCGCGTTGCGGGCGCCGTCCCATAGAAGCGCCGAGCTCGAGCCGAGCCCGTGCGCACCGCCGGTGAAGCCGTAGAAGCTGCCGTCGAGCGAGAGCAGGCGTGTAGACTGGCCTGCCGTTTCCCAAGCCATCTGAATTTCGTGCTGATGGAAGGGATAGTTGCTCTTCTTCGAATTCTGGAAGTCGCTCCTGGCCGCAGCGGCTTCGCGCTTGAAAATCTTGTCGGCGTCGGTTTGCATCCAGCGGTTGAGCGCGGGGATCGCCGCGGCCTGCGCCGGCCAGGCATAACTGAATTCCAGCGCGCTGCTGTTGCGCACGATCTTCACCGCTTTGGCGTCGGCGCCTGAGGCGGTCACGAGCGCCAAGGCCAAAATCATCGCACATCTCATGGCGGCGGAGCTTACAGCCGTAGCCTGCGGTTGACTATCGGTGGCCCTGTTCATAAAGGGGCGGCGCCTTGGCGGTATCGCTTTTCCGCCATGTTTCTCGCCCCGTCTGGCCCTTGGATTTCAGCAGGGGCGACGCACAGGGGAGACGCATGGCAGAGGACGAGAGCGCAGAGGTTCCGAAGCTTCCACCAGACGCACGGCTCGAATCGCTCGATGAGCGGCTCGACCGATTGCAGCAGGCGGAAGCGAAACGGACCGGAGATGTGGAGCCGAACCCGAGCGATCGGTTGTGGCAGCAACTCTTCGGCCAGCTGATCGGCGCTCCGGTAGGCGGCGCAGTGATCGGCTGGGGTCTGGACAGCCTGGCCGGAGCGGCCGGTCACCGGACCTTTCCGTTGTTCTTTCTGCTGATGCTGTTCTTCGGATTCGGCGTCGGCGTGAGGAACATCATGCGGCTTTCAAAGACCCGGTCGACGCCGGGCAACTGAGTAGAGGCGAGAGACAAGCGTGGCGGCCGGTACCAAGATCGACCCGATGCACCAGTTCACCGTGGAGCCGCTGGTTCCGCTGCACCTGGGCAAATACGACATCAGCTTCACCACCAGCTCGGCGTGGCTGCTGGTGGCTCTCGTGCTGATTTTCGGTTTCATGGCGCTTGGCATGAAGCGTGAGCTGGTGCCCGGGCGCTGGCAGGTCGCCGTCGAAGGGCTGACTGGCTTCATCGACGACATGGTCAAGGTGAATATCGGGCCTGAAGGCAAGAAGTACGTCCCGTACATCTTCTCGCTTTTCACCTTCATTCTCGTCGCGAACCTGCTCGGTCTTCTGCCCCTGGCGGTCATTCCGGGCTTGCACAGCTTCACTACGACCAGCCATTTCTCCATCACTGGCGTGCTCGCCGTGATGAGCTTTTCGATCGTGCTGATCGTCGGTTTCTGGCGCCACGGTCTTCATTTCTTCTCGCTGTTCGTGCCCCACGGCACACCGATTGTGATGGTCCCCCTGATCTTCGCGATCGAGTTCATCTCGTTCATGGTCCGCCCGTTCAGCCTGGGTCTCCGACTGTTCGTCGCGATGATCGCCGGCCACATCCTGATGGAAGTGTTCGGAAGCTTCATTGTCAGCGGTTTCAACGGCGGTGCGGTAGGCATTGGCGTGGGCGCTCTGAGCTTCGTCTTCATCGTCGGCGTTGCCGCGCTGGAGCTGCTGGTTTGCGCGATCCAGGCTTACGTGTTCGCGCTGCTGACGACGCTCTATCTCAACGACGCAATCAATCTTCACTAATATTCAAGCCAAGGAGTTTCACATGGATTTCGCTTCCGCTCAGGTCATCGGTGCCGGTCTCGCGGCGATTGGCGTCGGTGCTGCCGCCGTCGGCGTCGGTAACGTCTTCGGTTCGTTCCTCGAGAGCGCGCTGCGCAACCCGGCGGCTGCTGACAGCCAGCAGGGCCGTCTCTTCATCGGCTTCGCCGCGGCGGAGCTTCTGGGCCTCATCGCGTTCGCCGTCGCGATGATCATTCTCTACGCGCGTTAATCGCCTGAAAGGCTAGGCGCCGGGGACTGAAATGCCTCAGATAGAACAACTTCCGTTCATCTTCTTCTCGCAGCTCTTTTGGCTGCTGGTCGTGTTCGGGATCATCTTCTTCGTCATTGGGCGAGGGATGCTTCCGAAGATCCAGGGCACGGTTGAGCTGCGTGACAAGAAGATCGCTGACGACCTTGAGCGCGCGCAAGCCGCACGATCCGAGGCGGAGGCGACGGAGGCCGAGTGGCGCGCCCGCATGGATGCTGCTCGCGGCGAGGCAGCGCGCCTTGCCCAAGAGGCCAAGCAGTCGAGTGCCCAGGCGACCGAAGCCAAGGTCAATGCTGCAGCCGACCAGATCAACGTCAAGGTCGAGGCTGCCTCAGCGAAGATCCGCTCGGCCGTCGACGCGGCACGGGCGGAGATCGAGGCCGTTGCGGCCGACGCCACGCGCGAGATGGTCGACCGCCTTACCGGCATCCAGGTCGATCCCAAGGACGCCGCGCAGGCAGTGAAGGGCAAGCTCAATGTCTGATCCGCAGCCGCAGAATCCCGGCCAGCCCGTCGAGCATCCGGAAGCCGTCGCTTCCGTCCAGCATGACGGCGGCGCACTTCACGAGGAGCCTACGGCGTTCGGCCTTGCCGCACCTGCCTATATCTCGTTGGCGATGATCGTCGTCATCGCGATCATGATATGGAAGAAGGTGCCGGCCGCGATCAGCAAGGCGCTGGACTCGAAAATCGCCACGATCCGCGACCAGCTCGCCGAGGCGGAATCGCTGCGCAAGGAAGCCGAAGCCCTGAAGGCCGAATATGAGGCGAAGTCGGCATCGGCGGACAAGGATCGCGCTGCGCTTCTCGGGCGCGCGAAGCACGAAGCCGAAGAGATTGTCGCCAAGGCCCAGCGCGATGCCGAAGCGCTCGTCGAGCGCCGCACGCGCATGGCAGAGGAGAAGATCGCCGCCGAAGAGCGCGCCGCTGTCGATCAGCTTCGCGCCGCTGCCGCCGACGCCGCGACCAAGGCCGCCGCGCGCCTGATCGCCGAGCGACACGATGCGGGCACGGATGCCCAGATCGTCGATCGCGCGATCAAGGATATCGCGGGCCGCTAAGTCACCCTCCCGCCACTGGCGGGAGTGCTCCTTACTGCTGGTGCTGGCCGCCCTTCTGGGTCACGCCTTCCAGCGCCTGCGTCGCGCATTCCGTGTCGGTCTGGCGGCTGAGGTCGCCGAGGCTGACAATGCCGCACAGGCGGTTGTCCTCGTCGATCACCGGAAGGCGGCGCACCTGCGCTTCGCTCATCTTCGTTGCAACGTCTTCGACATTGTCGTCGCTGCGCACGACGACGAGGTCGTCGGTCATCAGGTCGCGCACCGGCGTATCGGGGCCATGGCCCTTGGCGACGCCGCGGACTGCGATGTCGCGGTCGGTGATCATGCCGATCAGCCGTTCGCCCTCGGTCACGGGGATCGAGCCTGCATCTGCGCTCAGCATGAAGGAGGCGGCCTCCCGCACCGGCTGGTCCGGGCTGACGGTCTGCACGTCGCGGGTCATCACTTCACTGACTTTCATGGTCGCTCTCCTTTTTGAGATTTCGCAACCCGAACGATCCGCAAGCCCCAC
This portion of the Sphingomonas limnosediminicola genome encodes:
- a CDS encoding DUF4163 domain-containing protein: MILALALVTASGADAKAVKIVRNSSALEFSYAWPAQAAAIPALNRWMQTDADKIFKREAAAARSDFQNSKKSNYPFHQHEIQMAWETAGQSTRLLSLDGSFYGFTGGAHGLGSSSALLWDGARNAKIDIQQLLAVGQTWTGAIRQPFCVLLNRERAKRREEPIKPGGMFTECPAYKELTVLIADKNSNNRFDHVQVTADPYVAGPYVEGPYVIDLPITAAMIDRLKPEFRPSFEPQRPVQ
- a CDS encoding F0F1 ATP synthase subunit B is translated as MSDPQPQNPGQPVEHPEAVASVQHDGGALHEEPTAFGLAAPAYISLAMIVVIAIMIWKKVPAAISKALDSKIATIRDQLAEAESLRKEAEALKAEYEAKSASADKDRAALLGRAKHEAEEIVAKAQRDAEALVERRTRMAEEKIAAEERAAVDQLRAAAADAATKAAARLIAERHDAGTDAQIVDRAIKDIAGR
- a CDS encoding CBS domain-containing protein; protein product: MKVSEVMTRDVQTVSPDQPVREAASFMLSADAGSIPVTEGERLIGMITDRDIAVRGVAKGHGPDTPVRDLMTDDLVVVRSDDNVEDVATKMSEAQVRRLPVIDEDNRLCGIVSLGDLSRQTDTECATQALEGVTQKGGQHQQ
- a CDS encoding F0F1 ATP synthase subunit C — protein: MDFASAQVIGAGLAAIGVGAAAVGVGNVFGSFLESALRNPAAADSQQGRLFIGFAAAELLGLIAFAVAMIILYAR
- a CDS encoding AtpZ/AtpI family protein, whose product is MAEDESAEVPKLPPDARLESLDERLDRLQQAEAKRTGDVEPNPSDRLWQQLFGQLIGAPVGGAVIGWGLDSLAGAAGHRTFPLFFLLMLFFGFGVGVRNIMRLSKTRSTPGN
- a CDS encoding F0F1 ATP synthase subunit A → MAAGTKIDPMHQFTVEPLVPLHLGKYDISFTTSSAWLLVALVLIFGFMALGMKRELVPGRWQVAVEGLTGFIDDMVKVNIGPEGKKYVPYIFSLFTFILVANLLGLLPLAVIPGLHSFTTTSHFSITGVLAVMSFSIVLIVGFWRHGLHFFSLFVPHGTPIVMVPLIFAIEFISFMVRPFSLGLRLFVAMIAGHILMEVFGSFIVSGFNGGAVGIGVGALSFVFIVGVAALELLVCAIQAYVFALLTTLYLNDAINLH
- a CDS encoding YdbL family protein, producing MRKFLLLALLAVTAPVVAQTPAVNAARASGQVGERFDGYLGVAGSVSGAVRNQVATINIQRRSLYSNLAASRGVSPADVGITAGCQLLARVSVGEVYMLSQGGWRRRAAGQPVSVPVYCTGR
- a CDS encoding ATPase, translating into MPQIEQLPFIFFSQLFWLLVVFGIIFFVIGRGMLPKIQGTVELRDKKIADDLERAQAARSEAEATEAEWRARMDAARGEAARLAQEAKQSSAQATEAKVNAAADQINVKVEAASAKIRSAVDAARAEIEAVAADATREMVDRLTGIQVDPKDAAQAVKGKLNV